TTGATATTCACCAAAGTCCTTTATTAACCCTGTCCCAGATTGATTCCGCGCACAAATATGGTATTCGTCTTTGAATGTTTAGTTAGTTTACCTGACTTTGAACATGGTGTTAAATAGTTATACTTTATCATGATTTCTAAGTTTCAAGGGGCAGAGGCAGGCAGGGGTGGAAGGGTAACTTTTGTGCGACTAAAAAGAACGGACAGCGAATATATGTGAAATCAAAAAAAGCAATAACAGACAGGAAAAAGGGGAGGTCATGTGAGAAATCACGTAATTAAGACTTCAGGCTCATTAAAAGGAAGGCAGCGTCTTCGGTATCCGGTGGTGGCGTGTGACCAGTAGTACATCTCACTTcctgctgctgctgctgctgctgctgttgttgctgctgctgttgttgttgttgttgttgttgttgttgttgttgttgttgttgttgttgttgttgttgctggCGATAATCTGATGATAGGTGAAATGCATTTTGAGTTATTTGCACGTGATTGTTAGAGCTAGACCTCGGAGAGGTTTGGGAGGATTCAGCCTTAGGGGCAGCAGCAGACGTAGAGTTTCCTTGGCGTGGAATAGGAGAAGACAAAGCATTGTGCAAACTATTATTACGCAAAGCAGGGGCGCCTATACTAGCCCAATCCTCCTCATCGGTATCAGAATGATCGGTGTCACGTATAACATGCTGGGGCTCTAGTTTCATTGGAGGAGGAATCTCTTCATGATCCTGTTCACTATCCCCAATGATGTTCACTATCGGCTGCACTGCAGCACATTCTTTTATTGCAGAATGTGAAGGTGATACAATCTTGTAGTTATTATGCAAAAGTAGGGTAGATCTAATTGATGACTCCTTGCTGCAAGAGACTCTCGCGTCCCGCCTTGTGACACCACTTGTACGCCTAGCAGTTCCCTTAGCAGTACTAGATATGCCGCCACTTAGTAACTCGTCAGGGGAAATTTCTTCTCGCGCAACCAGTTCGATCATGCTCTTACTTTGGTACTCAGTAAAAGGAGAAGAGAGCCTTCGAGCACCACTATCCACGAAGTCGTTCGTTAGCACAGGAGCTTTGTAGGTACCTGGCTTCGACACTGAGACCGATCTTATTTTCGATGATGAGCGACGACGATTATTAGTGGTACTTCCACTATTGGGCTTAGTTATCATAGATCTCAACAATGCATGATTGGCGTCGCCTTTTTCCTGTGGAGGTGGATCAATAGCAACAACGCTAGATTGTCTTCTTCGGAAAGTATCGTAGTTCAATGGTTCTGCATCATCGCCCTGTTCGTCATCATCCTCATCTGATGCTAGAGCGTTTTCGTCAATGTAAATACCTGTTTGAGCATTCACTAGCGGCTTCTTCATTTCTTTCAAGAAAGATCCAGACTTTACTTGTTTCTTTGTATTGCTACTACTACTTCGGCGACGGCTTTCTTGAGACATTATATCCTTTACTTTACTATTTGCTAGATTTGTCATCTCTCGTTCTTTCACAAACAAATGCGGTTTAACAGGTTTCGCAGACCATTGACCCCATCCAATCTTAGCAAATACAACAGAATTTTCCTGGTCTCCTGCTTCAAGTGCACTCATTATTAATCTTCTCTGCTTAGACGCCGATAGGTCCTTGAAGCTTGGAATTTCTTCAGTTAACGCCTGCGTTATATACCGAATTGCAAGTGGTCCCTTAGACAACAGCAGCTGAGCCAACTTTTTCGGCGTCACTTGCTGAGCTGCAGCCAAGGCTTCTGGTGATGAGGTTGATATTGGCTTATGAGCCATAACCAGGCTCGCTGCATTTAATGAACCTGAGTTTTTTCCACCAACAGCGATATTGCCGCTGCTTACACTTGTTTTAGATCGCGTCGGCACATTGTCCTTCTTATTACCACCTTCCAGTTCCATACCGTTTACATTATCTACCATATCACTATTTTGCCTATCCATAGATGAGCTAGTAATATAAAATGAGCTTTACTGTATTTGCTAAGTGTCTTTCTGACTTGTATAAACGTACCATTCTTTTACATGTGCCATTTGCGTGTCTATAATTCTGTAATGGCGGTTCCTAATCAGAATCACGTGAATCATTGTATACGTTCAGACCATATATTTCGCAAGACCTTCGGACCAGTTCCTTCACCCAATCCCGGAAGCGACAAATTTTTCACGAAGTAATATCTAGGCATTACACTTGAGCCCCAGGAACTCTCCCCAGAATCCTGCAAAGTATTCTGTGACAGGTTTGGATAGTATTTGCCGTGACAACTTAGCAAGAGATCCCTTTCAATTTTTAAGagttttcttcttccagCCCAATAAAATCTTTGTACTTAGCTCCTGGCAGAACACACATTGCACACAATAGTCCATCACTATGTCTGTACGTATATGAAGTGACGATACGAGACCTTTTTGCTTGTTTATTTGCATATTTGAGCTGATCTGAGAGTTCTATGGCTCCAGAAATAGCCACGAATAGTTAACAAGCATCAATGGCATATACCTACCAGCTGTAATGGAATTAATTACTAACTTTACATGGTTTATACAGAACCCTTTTGACCTATTAGGTAACGACGTCGAAGACTCTACTGTAACTACAGCTCCACCAAAGGAGATCATCAAGAAGACTACCTCCTCAAAGAAGGCCGATGTGCCACCACCATCAGCTGACccatctaaagctaaaaATAACAGACCAAAACCTTCTGGCAACGACGCTGCTTTCAAAGACAAGCAAGCTGGTAGATCCCAAAACAAGAATAAGGATGCACCTGTTGCTGGGAAAGGTAGAGAAAACAAGCCTTACGACCGTCACTCCAGAACTGGCAAAACTGACTCTGCAAAGAAGATCAAGCAAGCTTGGGGTGACAATGAGAAGCAACTAGCTGATGAAGAGGCTGGTGCTGCTATTGCTGAAGCTGAATTGGCTGCTGAAGACGTCGAGGAACAACAACCCGCTGCTATTTCTTTAGAGGCTTATTTGAACGAGCAGAATGCTGAGAAATTGAACAGCACTGTTATTCCGCAAAAAGTTGAGAAATTGGAAGATGCTGAGCTATTTGTTAAGAAGGAGCAAGTGTTTGTTGAACCTGCCAAGGTTAAGACCCACAAGCCAAAACAAGTTAAGACCAAGCAATACCTGGAATTTGATGGTACTGAAACCTTCCCTGCTCCAAACAGAGGCCAAAGCTCTAGAAGAGGAGGCAGAGGTGGTAAGAAAGGAGGTAAGAGAGGATCTCACAATGCTCCAAAGCAACCAATCAAAGCTGACTTCCCAGCCTTGGTTTAAACTTTTGTTGCCAGCTTCTTCGTCTTTTTGACTCGATGCAATTTACTACCTAAAAGTGTGTGTTGGTGTAAGTgcagatgatgaagatCCGTTATATACAAAGCGTTTAAGTCGTTAATAGTAGAGTATAATCTAACGTGTATATTTAGCATCATTTTTGTGCCAATTGTTTACTTAATGGTCAAGCACGGCTATGTTATCAGAGAGATGTCAAAAATTCCGAATGTGGGTGTTTAACTTATCCCAGTATGAAGATGGTATGACATCCGAGTATTTGAACTGCTTTTTGCCTTTCATCATGTTTTTCTCCCAATTGGTGCGTTCTTTTCCATGTAATTGACTCCCAAATTCATAAAGTCCATGTATTAGCTCTTCATGCCCAATTGAAGTTTCCTGTTGTTCAGGATCCATTATACCCTCAGCTACCATAGCTATATCGTGTAGTATTTTGGCCGTAAGACCCCAAACATGCCTGCAGTTTTTTTCATTTGTATATATGCCATCATCCGAACTCAAATCGTCAACTTCGTTAAGCCATGGCACATCATATATGTTATTCAATGAATAATAGTAATGTCTTATTTTCCATGCAATTCCACCCCATTTGGCAATATACTCTTCATGGCGTACATATTCTTTCTCTCCCCTAGGATTTGAAACTTCGTGAAATATTAGATCCGACAAAGGGATTGAAAAGACAGAGGAGGTCTCGCCAGGGTTTAATTTTGTAAATACCCTTTTCATTGTCAATGGGATCTCAAATTTCTTTTCATTGTCAGTTTGAGCATTATAGAGAAAACAAACCCATGGCTTTACGCTTAGGAACGTCTGTGAAAGGTAGTGAGGGATCTCTCTTGAAACAGAATCGAGTTTTAACCCGTAATTATTTAGTAGCACTTCATCGCTAGAAGGTAAGCCTATCTCTTCTTGTGCCTCACGTCTCGCTATTGCTTCAAACGTTTCAGACTCGTTGTCTGCTTTTCCACCTGGAAGAGACACTTGCCCAGAAAAGGAATTTAACCTTCTTGAACGCTTTGTCAATAACACTCTTAGTTCACCACGGTTACCGATAAATAGGAGTACGAGAACAGCGGCTCTTCTATGTACGGGCCAAATGGAATTAAGGGATAATGAATCCGTTTTCTTGAATTGCGATAAATTTGTAAGGTATCTTGAAGTCGTTAAATAGCCCATCTTAAATATTTGAATTGAACCCTTATCACTAACGCTTGTGTTTGTAGGTATATCTTTATGTCAATATTGTAAGTCAGATTTTATGCGATATTTTAAGATAAAACTATACGATATATATTAGCATCTTAACTTACAGATTCAGGAACTGCCGCCGTCGTCGATTACATGTCGTGCAAGTCCGAAATATAAGATACATTACTGTATGTTATTATATTTTTTATATGTCAGCTTGCTTGCCTTATTTGACAGCCTTAAGGAACTAAAATAGCCTAGAATAACTACGTAGTTCTTAGTATGCACTCTTATCATGTACATCATTTATTAGCATGGAACAAAAAACTACTACAGCCCCGCCAATGATTAGTTGCAGGACTTTCCGATACGCTAAAAAGGCTGTTATGACTTAACGCGTCGCTAGCAAATTTTGCTTCTAAGGAGTTGGTGTTTATTCGCAATGTTATTATCGGGATTTTACGAGAAAATAGGTAATGCAACTATCAATCACAAAATTCATCCGGCCACATTCGGAGAAATTTTAATTACTGTTTAAAATAACGCAATAGGATTACTTTGTTCTTCGCACTTGGTCATTACATTTACGCAATTCGACATGACAACAGTTTTTTAGTTATACCGATGATCGAAAAAGCCCGATATCATTGGAGTTCGTGCAGCCACATATGTTAAGTAAGCAGAGCTATTGTAACGTGCAGGGGAACCGAAACTCCAAACTCCAAATAACACCTTATTACTATCATAATAATATTGGGGTTCGTAGGTAACTAATTCGAGTACATATATCAATTGAGATAAAATATATAGTATTTCAGTTTTAGAGGTTTTTTGCAAATCGCTACGCAGCACGAATACGAATTATGAACGCCAGATTTTTATTCTGACAAGCATAGCACAATGGCCTCTCAATGACAGCTTAACACAACCATTAGAAGTCGTGCACCAGTATAAGTTTAAACTTTTAACCCTGTTTTTTATACATGAGAAAATAGAGGAAAGATATATGGTATGACCTCATTAAAACCTGGAGAGATATCTCGAAAGGCTAGCAACTATGCTAGAATTTATTCCTTCTTAGCATAAAACTGATTTTCCACTGCTGCAATAATAGTGGGAACAATTTCTGGATTTGCCAAGGTGGACAAATCGCCCAACTGATCAGCCTCTCCGGATGTAATCTTTCTCAAAATTCTTCTCATGATTTTGCCTGACCTAGTCTTTGGGAGATCATTGACAATAATAACAGATTTTGGAGCAGCAAATGGTCcaatttcacctctgacTTGTAGAATTAATTCACGGCGTATAACATCTAGGGTATGGCCCTCGCCTGGAACTTCCTGTAAAATACCAGTCTTCAAGGATACAAATGCAACGACTGCTTGACCAGTTAACTCATCAGTTATTCCAACAACAGCGGCTTCAGAAACACCTCCATGCTCAACTAGAGCCGTTTCAATTTCAGACGTTGATAACCTGTGACCAGAGACATTGACGACATCGTCAACTCTTCCTCTAATCCAGTAATAGCCGTCATGATCCCTACCAGCTCCATCACCGGTGAAATAATAGCCTGGGTATGGTTTTAAATAAGTCTCAAGAAAACGGTTATGATTGTTCCAAACAGATCTCGCAATAGACGGCCAAGAAGACTTGACAGCAAGCACACCTTCAACATCGTTTCCCAACAATTCTTTTCCAGTGACCGGATCAATGATACATGCATCGATACCAAAGAATGGTACAGTGGCGGAGCCAGGTTTGGTAGGAATTGCGCCGGCTAAAGGTGCAATCAAGTGTGAACCGGATTCAGTTTGCCACATGGTATCGCAGATAACACAGTTGTTCTTACCAATGCGTTCGTTATACCATTCCCAAAGATCGGGAGCGATCGGCTCACCAACAGAACCTAGGACTCTTAGCGATGAGATATCATATTTATCTATTTCTGCTTCACCAACACGTTTGATTAATCTTAATGCCGTTGGGGCTACGTAGAAATGGGTAGCCTTATTACGCTCGATAATCCTCCAATATCTACCGTAGTCGGGATAAGCAGGAGTTGACTCGAAAATTATCGTTGCGATACCTAACATCAAGGGACCGTATACCGCATATGTATGACCTGTGATCCAGCCAACATCACCGGCTGTGAACAAAACATCCTCAGGATGTATGTCAAAGACGTATCTGGTAGTCATAGCTGCACCAAGGAGGTAACCACTGGTTGTGTGGACAACTCCCTTAGGAGCACCAGTGGATCCCGACGTATAAAGAAGAAATAATGGGTCTTCAGAGTTCACTGGGGTAGGAGGTATATAACTTCTTTGCTTGGCTGTTTCCGTATGCCACCAGTAGTCCCTATTGGTTTGCATTGGTACTTCAGAGCCAGTTCTCCGGAAAACCAAGATATGACTTACAGTGTCTACACCGAGTAGACCCTCATCAACAATCTTTTTAGTGTTGACGGTCTTACCACCTCTGCGACCCTCGTCACAGGTAATGACAACTTTGCATCCAGCATCAATAACACGATCCCTCAAAGAACCTGAAGAAAAACCAGCAAAAATAACAGAATGGATAGCGCCCAAACGTGCAATGGCCAACATAGCAATAACGGCCTCTGGGATCATTGGCAAATATACCGCAACCGTATCGCGTTTTTGTACCCCCCACGACTTCAAAACACCAGCAACTTCACAAACTTGTCTCAATAATTCACCGTAGGTAATAACACCATTATCCTTTTCATCATCAGCCTCATATATGATTGCTGGCTTGTCGGGATTAACAAAGGCATGTCTGTCCACACAGTTGAATGATGCGTTTAGTTCACCATTCAAAAACCATGCCATATCACCATTTTCTAAAGTACCTGACTTGACTTTGGTGAAAGGTTTATCCCAATCTAGATATTCTTTCCCCACCTTTCCAAAGAATTTTTCCGGGTCTTCAATCGACTGTCTGTGCATTTCCTGGTATTGTGCCATGTCGCGAATATAAGGTGCGCCAGGCTGTGACATGCGAAAGTGCTCTGGAGCTTCTTTACATGCTACGTCACGGGCTTCATGAACCACATTATGTTCTAAAGAACTTGACATTGTTATATTTATTGCTTCTTTCTCCTAACAGGCCGCTCTACGCTCTATACTGTTGAGTTAATAGGCTCTGGCGGTAAAATTAACACAAGATGGAAAAATGTATATTTTCTATTACAGTTATATATATCGTTTGCTACTGCTGTCTTCGATCGGCAAGTGCGGAAGAAACTCTGTCGACCCAAAGGCACTGGCAACTGGAGTGACAAAAAAGAAACTACGTACAATGTTGGGTAGCCGTTAAAAACGACAACACATCGTACCAGCCCTGTATATCGCGTAGGTCACGTACGATTAGATATAGGTGGCATGTAACTGTTGAGCATCGGCGCCCAACCGTTCTCGCGTGTGAACAAGAGTTATTTCAAACCTGAGAAACGGCGAATGAATTAGCGTGTTCAACATGATTCTGGAAGGAGGGACAGAAGAACACCGGCTACTAATTACAAACCTAATGGTACCTTTATATTTGCTACTTGTCTGCATTTAGCGCGGCTGGATCTTATTGGATGATTCATATACCATGTAATTTACAAATGCTCGTTCACTGCGACCTTGAAATGATGCTGAAAGTTGTTCATTAACTGGGTTATTCAACAAGGTTGACAAAGATAAACAGATCATGCTTAATGATCTTTGAATAATGTATTGGCGGAAAGGAATCACTTGCCTTGGTATAGATATATCTCACCGACTCTGCTAAAGAATACTTTGACTGCATTCCTTAGGTCCGGAGGGCAGTCTTTCGCTAAAACCTGTAGTACAAGCGCGTACATGGCGGGCGAATGCTTTCGGAAATCGTTATCGTCGAATTCACAATAACCAAGCAGTATTTCAACAATAACAAAACGCCAGCTAACTATAATGCGCTCCATGGCGCCCTCTTCAAGCGCAATATATCTTTGCACTATTTGTGTGCATATTGTGACTAGGCGAGTGAGCAACTTGGATTTAGCATTCGAGATGGATTCGTCATTCAAGTAAAGCTTAAAAAGGATGTCGATGAGGACTGCTGCTGCGTTGGTTTCCTGTTTCATTAAGTTTGGTACTTTTTCAACAATGTGGGCGTTAACTAGCCTGTTACGTAGATCATAATCGTCATTGAAATCTCGGGCAAACTCGTAAGATGTTTCAAGGAGGTCAGTAAGCTTCACAGCCTCTAGTAAAGGTATATTATTCGCAAAGTTCTCGTCGGCAAACAGTTCGCTTAGTGATTCTATCATTAGTAATTGTAGCACACACTTCACAACAATTGCATTCTTGACAGCTACGCGATTGCGACTATCCTCGCTACTCTTCGTGCGAGCAAGAGGCCTTGTCGGTCTATCAATTTCAGTACTTGCGTTGCCTACATCCTCGCTGTTTTCCTCGCACTGTGCGCGTTCCACATCTCTATCCACGTCCGCAGGTTCAGTAATTTCAGTCACGAAGGAAGCGGTTGCAGATGGTTTTCTCCCCCTATGAATGGGATCGCAATCGAATAATTCCGTCGCAGTGGTCTGTTTGAACAACTTCGAGAATGAATCTGTGATCTGAGACCAGTGTTGATCTTTAAACTTTGTGGCGTTCTGCAATATTAATTGCTGTAAACAAGAACGACCAATCCGAGCAATTGTATCGTTCTCTTGACATATGCAAGAAACCAAAAGCTGTAAAAAGCCATCTAACATCATATTTAGTGAAGAGAAGTAATGCGTGAATAGTGCAACCATATTCCTTAACGCCTGTATTAAAGTTGTCGAAAGCCATACACTAAGGTCATCATGGCTATTAAATTGGTCAACTTCCCAATGTTTTGATAAAATATTGAATATTGGAAACAACAGTTTCGTGCACACATTTTCCCAAATTGCATCATCAAAATCTGATCCATAAGCAACCAAAAAGTCAAACATAAAGTTTAATGCCCGGGATCTAACCTCGAGATCTTCCGCAGTCATAATTGTATCATTAAACGTATTTAGTAGCGGATACCATACATCATTGAAGATGTCCTTGCCGTGCAGCAATTCTTCAGAGGGTGATTTCAGGCATATGTCGGCAACTTTTTCGTATATCTTTTTTAAAGACTTCAAAGCATGAAGTGAAAGTTTCTGGAACTTCTTATTTTTCGTAATTTCACCAAGTATTGAGACTAATTCCGCGAATGCATCTTCTTGAGCAAACACACTTTCAAAGTGTTCTTTCATGACATCAACAGTGACTAGTTGATAAGCTTTCACAACTATACTTTCTTTTGAAGATTGGGCGCAATACTTTAATGATTCTAGAATTGGCTTCCAACCCGACTTTATCTTTTCAGATTTTGTTAAGATAAAATTGCGGAAGCACTCCATACACATCTCTTGCACCTCGGTATTTGTTGTGTTTTGAACTACGTGCTGGAATGGTTTTAGGAAATCGTTTTGAAACTCAAAACCAGGCAATTCCTCCATATCTAGAAATCTGATTGACAATTGACGTAAAGAATCAATCGCAAAAAAAACAACGGCTAAATTGGAATTTGTTGCAGTCCAATTAAATGCTTCACCCATAACTGCCCACAAAGGTGACCATTCTAGTCTAATACGATCCATATTATAGTAACAAACGTCAATCATTTTTTGTAGTGAAAACATTCTTGGAGTAGCAGCATCTTGTGAAGATTCTATCTCTTCACGAGAAACCTGCGTCAATGCTTTGATAAAATCTAAGATGGCTTGTCCTGAAAGTGTCGCGCTATTCGTAAATATACGATCAATCAAGACAACCAGCTTACTGGATGAAATATATTGATATATTTCTGGAGAAAGAGTTTGGTTATGATGCTTTTCTTGCGCAAGCTCAATTGGCGTTGATTTTTTAGTCCATCTTTCAAAAAATGACATAGAAGCAGATCTTGTTGAATCGAATGAGCTCCGATGATTTGCGAGTCTTGCTTGAGTTACATCTGGGACAGATTCACCGTCAACTCCTTTGGAAATCAACTGAAGTCTCTCGACTTGAGAAACAATAATTAAAACATCCCTCCAAGAATTTCTAAAATAGTTACCGTCAGATAGTGCAACTTCCAATAGTACAATTATAGCGTTGACGTTTTTGGGTTGTAATTCCTGAACATTTTGTAAATTGGTAAACTGGGTTAATGCACCAATAAATGATGTCCTTGCGTAATCAATGCGGAAATTAGCAGCTATTTTTATAGAAATTTTTAAGCCTTCTAAGCAAATATTCGTTGTTTCCACATCATCATATTCCTTAAATGGCGGTGTCAATGCGGCCAGAAATGACATCCACAGTGTTTCAAATATTGAACGAACAT
The Eremothecium sinecaudum strain ATCC 58844 chromosome II, complete sequence DNA segment above includes these coding regions:
- the STB3 gene encoding Stb3p (Syntenic homolog of Ashbya gossypii AGL152C; Syntenic homolog of Saccharomyces cerevisiae YDR169C (STB3)) codes for the protein MDRQNSDMVDNVNGMELEGGNKKDNVPTRSKTSVSSGNIAVGGKNSGSLNAASLVMAHKPISTSSPEALAAAQQVTPKKLAQLLLSKGPLAIRYITQALTEEIPSFKDLSASKQRRLIMSALEAGDQENSVVFAKIGWGQWSAKPVKPHLFVKEREMTNLANSKVKDIMSQESRRRSSSSNTKKQVKSGSFLKEMKKPLVNAQTGIYIDENALASDEDDDEQGDDAEPLNYDTFRRRQSSVVAIDPPPQEKGDANHALLRSMITKPNSGSTTNNRRRSSSKIRSVSVSKPGTYKAPVLTNDFVDSGARRLSSPFTEYQSKSMIELVAREEISPDELLSGGISSTAKGTARRTSGVTRRDARVSCSKESSIRSTLLLHNNYKIVSPSHSAIKECAAVQPIVNIIGDSEQDHEEIPPPMKLEPQHVIRDTDHSDTDEEDWASIGAPALRNNSLHNALSSPIPRQGNSTSAAAPKAESSQTSPRSSSNNHVQITQNAFHLSSDYRQQQQQQQQQQQQQQQQQQQQQQQQQQQQQQQQQEVRCTTGHTPPPDTEDAAFLLMSLKS
- the STM1 gene encoding Stm1p (Syntenic homolog of Ashbya gossypii AGL151W; Syntenic homolog of Saccharomyces cerevisiae YLR150W (STM1); 1-intron in Ashbya gossypii), which translates into the protein MSNPFDLLGNDVEDSTVTTAPPKEIIKKTTSSKKADVPPPSADPSKAKNNRPKPSGNDAAFKDKQAGRSQNKNKDAPVAGKGRENKPYDRHSRTGKTDSAKKIKQAWGDNEKQLADEEAGAAIAEAELAAEDVEEQQPAAISLEAYLNEQNAEKLNSTVIPQKVEKLEDAELFVKKEQVFVEPAKVKTHKPKQVKTKQYLEFDGTETFPAPNRGQSSRRGGRGGKKGGKRGSHNAPKQPIKADFPALV
- the PCD1 gene encoding 8-oxo-dGTP diphosphatase (Syntenic homolog of Ashbya gossypii AGL150C; Syntenic homolog of Saccharomyces cerevisiae YLR151C (PCD1)), with translation MGYLTTSRYLTNLSQFKKTDSLSLNSIWPVHRRAAVLVLLFIGNRGELRVLLTKRSRRLNSFSGQVSLPGGKADNESETFEAIARREAQEEIGLPSSDEVLLNNYGLKLDSVSREIPHYLSQTFLSVKPWVCFLYNAQTDNEKKFEIPLTMKRVFTKLNPGETSSVFSIPLSDLIFHEVSNPRGEKEYVRHEEYIAKWGGIAWKIRHYYYSLNNIYDVPWLNEVDDLSSDDGIYTNEKNCRHVWGLTAKILHDIAMVAEGIMDPEQQETSIGHEELIHGLYEFGSQLHGKERTNWEKNMMKGKKQFKYSDVIPSSYWDKLNTHIRNF
- the ACS2 gene encoding acetate--CoA ligase ACS2 (Syntenic homolog of Ashbya gossypii AGL148C; Syntenic homolog of Saccharomyces cerevisiae YLR153C (ACS2)), coding for MSSSLEHNVVHEARDVACKEAPEHFRMSQPGAPYIRDMAQYQEMHRQSIEDPEKFFGKVGKEYLDWDKPFTKVKSGTLENGDMAWFLNGELNASFNCVDRHAFVNPDKPAIIYEADDEKDNGVITYGELLRQVCEVAGVLKSWGVQKRDTVAVYLPMIPEAVIAMLAIARLGAIHSVIFAGFSSGSLRDRVIDAGCKVVITCDEGRRGGKTVNTKKIVDEGLLGVDTVSHILVFRRTGSEVPMQTNRDYWWHTETAKQRSYIPPTPVNSEDPLFLLYTSGSTGAPKGVVHTTSGYLLGAAMTTRYVFDIHPEDVLFTAGDVGWITGHTYAVYGPLMLGIATIIFESTPAYPDYGRYWRIIERNKATHFYVAPTALRLIKRVGEAEIDKYDISSLRVLGSVGEPIAPDLWEWYNERIGKNNCVICDTMWQTESGSHLIAPLAGAIPTKPGSATVPFFGIDACIIDPVTGKELLGNDVEGVLAVKSSWPSIARSVWNNHNRFLETYLKPYPGYYFTGDGAGRDHDGYYWIRGRVDDVVNVSGHRLSTSEIETALVEHGGVSEAAVVGITDELTGQAVVAFVSLKTGILQEVPGEGHTLDVIRRELILQVRGEIGPFAAPKSVIIVNDLPKTRSGKIMRRILRKITSGEADQLGDLSTLANPEIVPTIIAAVENQFYAKKE